Below is a window of Jonesiaceae bacterium BS-20 DNA.
CACAGTCGTTGCCCCCAGCGCGAACGGGCGTGCCGGCCACCAAGGCGGCCCGGCACGCTCGCATAGTGCAGATCTTGACCAAGCAGCCCATCCACTCCCAAGCGGAGTTGGCTAAGGCGCTTGAACAAGATTCCCTGTTTGTTACCCAGGCAACACTTTCTCGGGACCTGATTGAGCTGCGTGCGGAGAAGATCCGGGATTCTACCGGCGGCCTCATCTATTCGGTTGCCCAAGAAGGCGCGGAGCAACTACGTACCGGCATGATTCAAGAGAGCCAAGGCCAGATAGCAAGACTCTCGCGCCTGTGCGCGGAGCTACTTATCTCGGGTGAAAGCTCTGACAACCTTGTTATTCTGCGTACCCCACCCGGAGCGGCCCAGTTCTTAGCCTCGGCGATCGATACTGCTTCCGTCTCGGGTGTGCTGGGAACTATCGCCGGTGACGACACCGTGATGGTGATCGCAAACGAAAGCACCCCGGGTAAAACGCTGGCCGCAAGATTTGTTGCTATGGCATCGGAAAACTCAGGCGTAACCACGGATCAACCCCGGACATAATGCCGCGTCAGCGGCCCAGATCCAAAACCGTCCACCCAGCGGTGCCTTGCACACGCAAGTGCCCGCAGGTGTCACACTTAAGTCAGTCATAAAAACGTTATAGAAAGAAGTTAAGTACATGAAAGAACGCGTAGTCCTCGCCTTTTCAGGTGGACTGGACACTTCCGTTGCAATTGGTTGGATCGCTGAGGCCACCGGCGCCGAGGTAATCGCCGTAGCCGTTGACGTAGGTCAGGGCGGTGAGGACCTCGAGGTCATCCGCCAGCGTGCCCTCGACTGCGGAGCCGTTGAGGCCTACGTGGCCGACGCCCGCGAGGAGTTCGCAACCGAGTACTGCATGCCAGCACTGCAGGCAAACGCCCTGTACCTAGACCGCTACCCACTGGTATCCGCGCTGTCACGCCCCACCATTGTCAAGCACCTGGTACGCGCTGCTCGCCAGTTTGGCGCAACCACCGTTGCCCACGGCTGCACCGGTAAGGGTAATGACCAGGTTCGCTTTGAGGTAGGCATTACTTCACTAGCTCCAGACCTCAAGTGCATTGCACCCGTGCGTGACCTTGCTCTGACCCGCGAGAAGGCCATTATCTACGCGGAAAAAAACAACCTGCCAATCGAGACCACCAAGCACAACCCGTTCTCGGTTGACCAGAACGTATGGGGCCGTGCGGTTGAGACCGGATTCCTTGAGGACATCTGGAACGCACCAACCAAGGACGTGTACAACTACACCGACGACCCAGCGTTCCCGCCGGTTGAAGACGAAGTAACCATCACGTTCGAGCGCGGCATCCCCGTTGCCATTGACGGCCAAAAGGTTACCCCGCTGCAGGCAATCGAGATCATGAACCGCCGTGCCGGTGCGCAGGGTGTGGGCCGGATTGACATTGTTGAAGACCGCCTTGTTGGTATCAAGTCCCGTGAAATCTACGAGGCTCCGGGTGCCATGGCCCTCATTGCTGCTCACCAGGAACTTGAGAACGTCACCTTGGACCGCGAGCAGGCTCGCTTCAAACGTCAGGTAGAGCAGCGTTGGACCGAGCTGGTGTACGACGGCATGTGGTTCTCACCGCTCAAGCGTTCACTGGACACGTTCATTGCGGACACCCAGGCCTACGTTTCCGGTGACATTCGCATGTCGCTGCACGGCGGCCGCGCAACCGTGACCGGACGTCGCTCCGAGTCCTCACTGTATGACTTCAACCTGGCTACCTACGACGAGGGTGACACCTTTGACCAGAGCCACGCACGCGGATTCATTGAGATCTACGGCCTGACCGCAAAGCTTGCGGCAGCCCGCGACGTTCGCTTTGGCAACGGCGTGGACCTGTCCGGCTTCACCCTTGACACGGACAAGTGATCCTTACATGAGCGAAAATTTAGTGCCGGGTGCCGAGTCTTCTGGGACCCAGAAGGCCGGTGCCGTTGGCGCCGTAAGCGAGCGGGTCAGCCTGTGGGGCGGCCGGTTTGCTGGCGGACCTGCCGATGCCTTAGCTGCGCTTTCAAAGTCGACCCACTTTGACTGGCGCCTAGCGGGCCAAGACATCCTTGGCTCAAAGGCCCACGCCCGGGTCCTGTTCAAGACGGGCCTGCTCACCGAGCAGGAACTCGAGGACATGCACGCGGCGCTGGACCAGCTGTGGGAGGACGTCCAAAACGAGGTCTTTGTTGCAGCCGAGGATGACGAGGACGTGCACACGGCCCTCGAGCGCGGTCTCATTGAGCGCGCCGGGCAAGACTTGGGTGGCAAATTGCGTGCGGGCCGGTCCCGTAACGACCAGATTGCCACGCTGGTGCGCATGTACCTGCGCCAGGAAGCCAAGGAAATTGGCAGCCTGATCCTGGATGTTGTTGACGCACTGCTCGAGCAGGCGGCCAAACACCCGAACGCGCCAATGCCCGGTCGCACCCACCTCCAGCACGCCCAACCTGTCTTGTTGGCTCACCACCTGTTGGCTCACGCGTGGCCATTACTGCGTGACGTGGACCGGCTGATCGACTGGGATGTGCGGGCGGCTAAGTCCCCGTATGGTTCTGGCGCGCTTGCCGGATCCTCGTTGGGTCTTGACCCGGCGGCGGTTGCAGCTGACCTTGGCTTTGACGGTCCGGTGGAAAACTCGATCGATGGCACCGCCGCGCGCGATGTCGTTGCCGAGTTCGCGTTTGTGTGCGCCATGCACGCAATCAACCTGTCCCGTATTTCCGAGGAAATCATCATTTGGAACACCAAGGAATTCAACTTTGTGCGCCTCGATGATGCGTTTTCAACCGGCTCATCGATCATGCCGCAAAAGAAGAACCCGGACATTGCAGAGCTTGCACGTGGCAAGGCAGGACGCGTTATTGGCGACCTGACCGGGCTGCTGGCAACGCTTAAGGGTCTGCCGTTGGCTTACAACCGCGACCTGCAAGAGGACAAGGAACCGGTCTTTGACCAGGTGGACACCCTGACCGTCTTACTCCCGGCGTTTGCGGGCATGGTTTCCACCATGACCTTAAACACCGAGCGCATGGCCGAGCTGGCTCCGCAAGGGTTCTCCCTGGCAACCGATATTGCCGAGTGGTTGGTGCGCGAGGGCGTGCCGTTCCGGATTGCCCACGAGGTAGCCGGAACCTGCGTCCAGGTCTGCGAGCAGCGCGACATCGAGCTGTGGGACTTGTCTGACGCTGATTTGGCCGAGATCTCCGAGCACTTGCACCCGGGTGTACGCGAGGTCTTGACGGTTGCAGGCTCACTGAAT
It encodes the following:
- the argH gene encoding argininosuccinate lyase, translating into MSENLVPGAESSGTQKAGAVGAVSERVSLWGGRFAGGPADALAALSKSTHFDWRLAGQDILGSKAHARVLFKTGLLTEQELEDMHAALDQLWEDVQNEVFVAAEDDEDVHTALERGLIERAGQDLGGKLRAGRSRNDQIATLVRMYLRQEAKEIGSLILDVVDALLEQAAKHPNAPMPGRTHLQHAQPVLLAHHLLAHAWPLLRDVDRLIDWDVRAAKSPYGSGALAGSSLGLDPAAVAADLGFDGPVENSIDGTAARDVVAEFAFVCAMHAINLSRISEEIIIWNTKEFNFVRLDDAFSTGSSIMPQKKNPDIAELARGKAGRVIGDLTGLLATLKGLPLAYNRDLQEDKEPVFDQVDTLTVLLPAFAGMVSTMTLNTERMAELAPQGFSLATDIAEWLVREGVPFRIAHEVAGTCVQVCEQRDIELWDLSDADLAEISEHLHPGVREVLTVAGSLNSRNAVGGTAPERVAEQLAEAQIQVAEYRYWVNG
- a CDS encoding argininosuccinate synthase, whose product is MKERVVLAFSGGLDTSVAIGWIAEATGAEVIAVAVDVGQGGEDLEVIRQRALDCGAVEAYVADAREEFATEYCMPALQANALYLDRYPLVSALSRPTIVKHLVRAARQFGATTVAHGCTGKGNDQVRFEVGITSLAPDLKCIAPVRDLALTREKAIIYAEKNNLPIETTKHNPFSVDQNVWGRAVETGFLEDIWNAPTKDVYNYTDDPAFPPVEDEVTITFERGIPVAIDGQKVTPLQAIEIMNRRAGAQGVGRIDIVEDRLVGIKSREIYEAPGAMALIAAHQELENVTLDREQARFKRQVEQRWTELVYDGMWFSPLKRSLDTFIADTQAYVSGDIRMSLHGGRATVTGRRSESSLYDFNLATYDEGDTFDQSHARGFIEIYGLTAKLAAARDVRFGNGVDLSGFTLDTDK
- a CDS encoding arginine repressor → MTQSLPPARTGVPATKAARHARIVQILTKQPIHSQAELAKALEQDSLFVTQATLSRDLIELRAEKIRDSTGGLIYSVAQEGAEQLRTGMIQESQGQIARLSRLCAELLISGESSDNLVILRTPPGAAQFLASAIDTASVSGVLGTIAGDDTVMVIANESTPGKTLAARFVAMASENSGVTTDQPRT